A section of the Pediococcus inopinatus genome encodes:
- a CDS encoding NUDIX hydrolase, with protein sequence MFKNEGKTGKIVAQKQVYAGPIFQLDKQKIETPDGLLVNRDVIVHQPAVTILAFTPDQHVLLNTEYRVGVNAESLSLPAGLINANETAEDAAKRELLEETGYEATKVQELTTITASEGFSTEKVILVVAKINPVKKAAQHFDADEFVNSQLIRYDHLKQLIKQGRIRSAQAIATVGYYEMFGG encoded by the coding sequence ATGTTTAAAAATGAAGGCAAAACAGGCAAGATAGTGGCTCAGAAACAAGTCTATGCGGGGCCAATTTTTCAATTAGATAAACAAAAAATCGAAACGCCGGATGGTTTGTTGGTAAATCGGGATGTGATTGTGCACCAACCGGCCGTAACCATTTTGGCGTTTACGCCAGATCAACACGTTTTGTTGAATACAGAGTATCGGGTTGGGGTTAACGCGGAAAGTTTGTCCTTACCGGCAGGATTAATAAACGCAAACGAGACGGCAGAAGACGCCGCCAAGCGAGAATTACTGGAAGAAACGGGTTATGAAGCAACAAAAGTACAAGAGTTGACCACAATTACGGCATCGGAAGGATTTTCAACCGAAAAAGTAATTTTGGTTGTGGCGAAGATCAATCCGGTTAAAAAAGCTGCTCAACATTTTGATGCAGATGAGTTTGTAAATAGCCAGTTGATTCGCTATGACCATTTAAAACAGTTAATTAAGCAAGGTAGAATTCGCTCGGCCCAAGCAATTGCAACAGTTGGTTACTACGAAATGTTTGGTGGATAG
- a CDS encoding GNAT family N-acetyltransferase — translation MIIIREADKDDAGQIAPLINIIYEEMELDELDDVPDPVWMRVLQRAYQTDAYTGEKATTIVAEENTTGKVVGVAFGYPDQYEEDLDAIIDRISLKANVFDGDVLDPDLEAFKDEWYLDSIAVDPDYQGQGIGGRLLKALPEFVRQDGDTIIGLNVDFANPAAERLYSRHGFKKVGTKKIGDHMYDHMQKPIVTTEPVYA, via the coding sequence GTGATAATTATACGTGAAGCTGATAAAGATGACGCCGGTCAGATAGCCCCATTAATTAATATTATTTATGAAGAAATGGAGCTTGATGAATTGGATGATGTCCCTGACCCTGTCTGGATGCGCGTGTTACAGCGGGCCTATCAAACAGATGCTTATACTGGTGAAAAAGCCACAACAATTGTGGCCGAGGAAAATACCACAGGTAAAGTGGTAGGGGTAGCTTTCGGGTATCCAGACCAGTATGAAGAAGATTTAGATGCGATTATTGATCGAATCAGTCTTAAGGCAAATGTTTTTGACGGGGATGTGTTGGATCCTGATTTGGAAGCCTTTAAAGATGAATGGTATCTTGATTCCATTGCAGTCGATCCAGACTATCAAGGGCAAGGAATTGGCGGTCGGCTATTAAAGGCCTTGCCAGAATTCGTTCGTCAAGACGGTGATACCATCATTGGGTTGAATGTGGACTTTGCAAATCCCGCCGCCGAACGTCTGTATTCCCGGCATGGATTTAAAAAAGTGGGGACTAAAAAAATTGGCGATCACATGTATGATCATATGCAAAAACCGATTGTGACGACCGAACCAGTTTACGCTTAA
- a CDS encoding Gfo/Idh/MocA family protein: MAEKLVRYGIMGAASIVPRIIAGIQESPNSEVVAIAARKLDKAAAVASQFKISKAYGSYQELCEDPNIDVVYIPLWNAGHYSGAKLALDNHKNVLLEKPFTLTFSQAQDLFELAKKQHCFLMEAQKAAFLPITKQVRTQLLDKQAIGQIQGVTIQESHPGIDKIPWFHDVSVGGGAFYGSASYSLEYLQLVLKTDITDYQGQISKVGSQADDQAQVHVQLASGILANVYVTTTTDEVPSQITFWGTEGSLTVPNYWKTDRYELTIGNKTQTFKHTQASEFVYEFDHVSKQVLRGKQTSSVMTPEITLQTTKIIEDLYRGWYPKH; encoded by the coding sequence ATGGCAGAAAAACTTGTTCGATATGGCATTATGGGAGCAGCTTCCATCGTTCCACGTATCATTGCGGGGATTCAAGAGTCGCCTAATAGTGAGGTTGTGGCGATTGCTGCACGTAAATTAGACAAGGCCGCAGCGGTGGCAAGTCAATTTAAAATTTCCAAAGCCTATGGTAGTTATCAAGAGCTTTGCGAGGATCCTAATATTGATGTGGTTTACATTCCCCTTTGGAATGCTGGCCACTATTCGGGAGCTAAACTTGCGTTGGACAACCATAAAAATGTGCTTTTGGAAAAACCATTTACATTGACGTTTTCACAGGCTCAAGACTTATTTGAGCTGGCAAAAAAGCAACACTGCTTTTTAATGGAAGCACAAAAGGCCGCTTTTTTGCCCATTACGAAGCAAGTACGTACCCAGCTTTTAGATAAGCAAGCGATTGGCCAAATTCAAGGAGTCACGATTCAAGAATCTCATCCAGGGATCGATAAAATTCCGTGGTTTCACGATGTATCCGTCGGTGGGGGTGCTTTTTACGGAAGTGCATCGTACTCTTTGGAATACCTGCAGCTTGTCTTGAAAACCGATATTACGGATTATCAAGGCCAAATAAGTAAAGTTGGTTCACAAGCAGATGATCAAGCACAAGTGCATGTTCAACTTGCTTCAGGAATTTTGGCAAATGTTTATGTGACCACTACGACAGATGAAGTTCCGAGTCAGATCACCTTTTGGGGGACTGAGGGTTCTTTGACAGTGCCAAACTATTGGAAGACTGATCGTTATGAATTGACGATTGGCAATAAGACCCAAACGTTTAAACACACGCAAGCCAGTGAATTTGTTTATGAATTTGATCATGTCTCGAAACAAGTTTTACGCGGAAAACAAACCAGTTCCGTTATGACGCCAGAAATTACGTTACAAACGACGAAAATTATTGAGGACCTATATCGCGGTTGGTATCCCAAACATTAA
- the rny gene encoding ribonuclease Y, which translates to MFVVSIIILLIAVAIGFEIRKIEHQRQLRIAHEQAQQTLEKAEQEGKVAAKKALKLGKVETLAYQESIEQEITTDVQDNERKSTWLDQREQVLQEKEDLLNRRFDNFKSKEAGLKTEKQAVKEIKQQAEELVNKREDTLQDVAEMSKGKAKDYVLDQTSRDLKEEEKRVVRNTETEYQSSSEKEAKNLIAHSIEHSGIRSHVYSSNRTMDVPNNEALGKIIGNSGQNVRTLEALTGIDINIDDQQRLITLNGYDPMRREIAKRAMTQIVQVNRINPDIVEQIVNQTVRTVDELIRGFGEQAINELNVKNIHPDLIKFIGRMHFRTSYGQNILDHSIEAANLAGVFAAELGEDVDLAKRAGLLHDIGKSIDRDVEATHVELGVELATKYHEDPVVINAIASHHGDVEAKYVISDLVAAADAISGSRQGARSESAADYLQRISSLEGIANKYPGVQESYAIQAGRELRVIVKPNQTSDKSIEKLAGNVKDQIEQEVTYPGQVKVTVVRKLQVVEYAG; encoded by the coding sequence ATGTTTGTTGTGAGTATTATTATCCTTCTGATTGCTGTTGCAATTGGATTTGAAATTCGTAAAATTGAACATCAACGGCAGTTAAGAATTGCCCACGAACAAGCACAACAGACCCTTGAAAAAGCTGAACAAGAAGGCAAAGTTGCGGCCAAAAAAGCCTTGAAGTTGGGCAAAGTTGAGACATTGGCTTATCAAGAATCAATTGAGCAAGAAATTACAACTGACGTACAAGACAACGAACGTAAATCAACTTGGCTTGATCAACGAGAACAGGTTTTACAAGAAAAAGAAGACTTGTTGAATCGTCGTTTTGATAATTTTAAGTCTAAAGAAGCTGGTTTAAAAACCGAAAAGCAAGCCGTTAAAGAAATTAAACAACAGGCAGAAGAATTAGTTAACAAACGCGAAGACACGCTCCAAGATGTGGCGGAGATGAGCAAAGGTAAGGCTAAAGATTATGTCTTAGATCAGACTTCCCGTGATTTGAAGGAAGAAGAAAAGCGCGTCGTTCGGAACACAGAAACGGAGTATCAAAGTAGCAGTGAGAAGGAAGCTAAGAATTTAATTGCCCATTCTATTGAGCATAGTGGCATTCGCTCCCATGTGTACTCATCAAATCGGACGATGGATGTGCCAAATAATGAGGCACTGGGTAAAATTATTGGTAATTCAGGCCAAAATGTCCGGACTTTAGAGGCATTGACCGGGATTGATATTAATATTGACGATCAACAACGTTTGATAACGTTGAATGGGTATGATCCGATGCGCCGCGAAATTGCAAAACGGGCGATGACTCAGATTGTTCAAGTTAATCGAATTAATCCAGATATTGTGGAACAAATTGTGAACCAGACTGTCAGAACAGTTGATGAACTGATCCGCGGCTTTGGTGAACAGGCAATTAATGAATTAAATGTTAAAAATATCCATCCAGATTTAATTAAGTTTATTGGCAGAATGCATTTCCGGACCAGTTATGGTCAAAATATTTTGGATCACTCGATTGAAGCCGCTAATTTGGCGGGCGTGTTTGCTGCTGAATTGGGAGAAGACGTTGATCTGGCCAAACGAGCGGGCCTTTTGCATGATATTGGAAAGTCCATTGATCGCGATGTTGAAGCCACCCATGTTGAATTAGGGGTGGAACTTGCCACTAAGTATCATGAAGATCCCGTTGTTATTAATGCAATTGCATCGCACCATGGGGATGTTGAAGCTAAGTATGTTATTTCTGATTTGGTGGCTGCTGCAGATGCTATTTCTGGTTCTCGTCAGGGTGCGCGAAGTGAATCAGCAGCTGATTACTTGCAACGAATTTCTAGTTTAGAGGGGATTGCCAATAAATATCCTGGCGTCCAAGAAAGCTATGCGATTCAGGCAGGTCGTGAACTTCGGGTGATTGTCAAACCTAACCAAACGTCAGATAAAAGTATTGAAAAATTGGCTGGCAACGTTAAGGATCAAATCGAGCAAGAAGTGACCTATCCGGGACAGGTAAAGGTAACTGTTGTCCGTAAATTACAAGTAGTTGAGTACGCGGGGTAA
- a CDS encoding HD domain-containing protein, whose protein sequence is MKELNNNEQTILKGIDKFVFSKLNDDKTGHDYAHIQRVVKMAQRLASDSDQGQLFVVLASAELHDVIDEKIVSDQTKAENEVRAFLKDQDVAQTDIEAIFAIITHMSFSKNLEHHYQLSVEGQIVQDADRLDAIGAIGIGRVFYYGGAHGHTMYDPQIAPRTEMTHAQYRQNETVINHFYEKLLKLVDLMNTKAAKQIAEQRTKVLTDFLDEFKAEWNQTK, encoded by the coding sequence ATGAAAGAATTAAATAATAACGAACAAACAATTCTCAAAGGAATTGATAAATTTGTCTTTTCAAAACTAAATGATGATAAAACCGGCCACGACTATGCACATATTCAACGGGTGGTAAAAATGGCCCAACGGTTGGCTTCAGACAGTGATCAAGGACAGCTTTTTGTGGTGTTAGCAAGTGCTGAATTACATGATGTCATTGATGAAAAGATCGTTTCAGATCAAACGAAGGCTGAAAATGAAGTTCGCGCATTTTTGAAAGACCAAGATGTAGCTCAGACTGATATTGAGGCGATTTTTGCAATTATTACGCACATGTCGTTTTCGAAGAATCTTGAACATCACTATCAGCTGTCTGTTGAGGGCCAAATTGTGCAAGATGCTGATCGGTTAGATGCAATTGGGGCCATTGGTATTGGCCGGGTCTTCTATTATGGAGGTGCTCATGGGCATACTATGTATGATCCCCAAATTGCCCCCCGAACAGAGATGACGCATGCACAATATCGGCAAAACGAAACCGTGATTAATCATTTTTACGAAAAGCTTTTAAAACTTGTAGATTTAATGAATACCAAAGCTGCAAAGCAAATCGCCGAACAGCGAACAAAGGTCCTGACAGATTTTCTAGATGAATTCAAAGCTGAATGGAATCAAACTAAATAA
- a CDS encoding phosphatase PAP2 family protein: MLKNQNSISAKYAWTSGLLFVLLLAAVRANSAMLLKLDTGIIGIVQNSMPTFETSLMKAVTTIAEPKFAIVYAVIIAAVLWFMRLRVDAIWTLATLAGGDVVAYIFKEFVQRARPRWNQVIPESGFSFPSGHTFGAVLIVFFLVWFFVSRIRSQNLQKVCQIILIIWVVLVMYSRIYLGAHYPSDVLAAFFLAVAWLAIARWLYKKLYDFVARFVEKDVQGRHSQH; the protein is encoded by the coding sequence ATGTTAAAAAATCAAAACTCAATTTCTGCCAAATATGCCTGGACTTCAGGGCTTCTTTTTGTCTTATTACTGGCAGCTGTCAGAGCCAACTCTGCGATGCTTTTAAAGTTGGACACTGGGATTATTGGGATTGTTCAAAACAGCATGCCTACATTTGAAACCAGTTTGATGAAGGCTGTTACAACCATTGCAGAACCTAAATTTGCCATTGTCTATGCTGTTATTATTGCGGCTGTTTTATGGTTCATGCGGCTAAGAGTGGATGCAATTTGGACACTGGCTACTTTAGCTGGTGGGGATGTCGTGGCATACATTTTCAAAGAATTTGTGCAGCGTGCGCGACCAAGGTGGAATCAAGTAATCCCAGAGAGCGGCTTTAGTTTTCCTAGTGGTCACACGTTTGGCGCCGTACTAATTGTCTTTTTCTTGGTTTGGTTCTTTGTGAGCCGCATTCGGTCACAAAACTTACAAAAAGTTTGCCAAATCATCTTGATCATCTGGGTTGTTTTGGTGATGTACTCTAGAATTTATCTGGGTGCTCATTATCCTTCAGACGTATTGGCAGCATTCTTTTTAGCTGTGGCTTGGCTAGCAATTGCCCGATGGCTATACAAAAAGCTTTATGATTTTGTTGCCCGGTTCGTTGAAAAAGACGTTCAAGGCCGGCACAGTCAACATTAA
- a CDS encoding bifunctional metallophosphatase/5'-nucleotidase, with protein MAFNLTLLSTSDVHGFVYPTNFIKRHSNLPFGLLRAATVIENERKSTTDPVLTIDAGDVLEGSPLTEYLAKFSNPPAPHRLLKAYNAINYDIGVLGNHEFNYGLNYLKTAIQSATYPILSANILDEENHPIGDGAYRIFKIKGVRVAVLGLTTAYIPFWEDPVHIEGLKFNKVLETAKHYVPWLKERADVVIVVYHGGFERDLKTGLETESLRGENVGYKLLETVKGIDALISAHQHRLIATKLFGIPVVQAGHRGAAVGKIVLKIDPKSPHMVVGATSELCSTAKMPVHKDIKAVMADVEADTQTWLDQPLGRVHGDMKITDPFQARIEESAFIEFIQKVQMAATGTSISATALFNDEATGFGEEISMREVVTNYVYPNSLAVLRVSGTDIRAALEVSAKYFKLNEHDELIVNPRYLTPKKRHYNYDMYEGIDYTLDISKPVGQRVTRLSCKGHVIQPNDSFEIVLNKYRAVGGGHYPMFSESKIIRENTEAMSELIADYLQKHPIIEATVNNNFKIIK; from the coding sequence TTGGCATTTAATTTAACGTTACTTTCAACAAGTGATGTTCACGGCTTCGTGTATCCAACTAATTTTATAAAACGCCATTCAAATTTACCGTTCGGCCTTTTAAGAGCGGCAACTGTTATTGAAAATGAGCGTAAAAGTACGACAGATCCTGTTTTAACCATTGATGCAGGAGATGTGTTAGAAGGGTCCCCGTTGACCGAATATTTGGCTAAGTTTAGTAATCCGCCCGCACCGCACCGCTTACTGAAAGCCTACAATGCGATTAATTATGACATTGGAGTTTTAGGCAATCATGAATTTAATTACGGATTGAATTATCTGAAGACCGCGATTCAGAGTGCGACTTATCCAATTTTATCAGCTAATATTTTGGATGAAGAGAATCACCCAATCGGCGATGGTGCCTATCGGATTTTTAAAATTAAAGGGGTTCGCGTAGCTGTTTTAGGACTAACAACTGCTTATATCCCTTTTTGGGAAGATCCAGTACATATTGAAGGGCTCAAGTTTAACAAGGTGCTCGAAACGGCAAAACATTATGTACCTTGGTTAAAAGAACGGGCTGACGTGGTTATTGTTGTTTATCACGGTGGATTTGAACGAGATCTAAAAACGGGCTTAGAGACCGAATCGTTACGTGGTGAGAATGTTGGCTATAAACTTTTGGAAACAGTTAAGGGCATTGATGCTTTGATTTCGGCGCATCAACATCGTTTAATTGCGACTAAGTTATTTGGAATTCCGGTTGTTCAAGCAGGGCATCGCGGCGCTGCGGTTGGCAAGATTGTTTTAAAAATTGATCCCAAGAGCCCACATATGGTTGTCGGGGCCACTTCTGAACTGTGTTCAACGGCAAAAATGCCTGTACATAAAGATATAAAAGCAGTTATGGCAGATGTGGAAGCCGACACGCAAACTTGGCTGGATCAACCGCTTGGACGGGTTCATGGTGATATGAAAATTACGGATCCTTTCCAAGCGCGGATTGAAGAATCAGCCTTCATTGAGTTTATTCAAAAGGTACAGATGGCAGCCACCGGGACGTCCATTTCTGCAACGGCGCTATTTAACGATGAAGCAACTGGGTTTGGTGAAGAGATTTCGATGAGAGAAGTAGTCACAAATTATGTTTATCCCAATTCACTAGCAGTTCTCAGAGTTTCAGGAACAGATATTCGCGCAGCTCTTGAAGTGAGTGCCAAATATTTCAAACTGAATGAACATGATGAGTTAATTGTGAATCCAAGGTATTTGACCCCCAAGAAACGTCATTATAATTATGATATGTACGAGGGCATTGACTATACACTGGATATTTCCAAACCGGTTGGTCAACGGGTAACTCGGTTGAGTTGCAAAGGCCATGTCATTCAACCTAACGACTCGTTTGAAATTGTGTTGAATAAATATCGCGCAGTCGGTGGTGGCCATTATCCGATGTTTTCAGAATCTAAAATCATTCGCGAAAATACAGAGGCCATGTCAGAATTGATTGCCGATTATCTTCAAAAACATCCAATCATCGAAGCAACCGTTAATAATAATTTTAAAATCATCAAATAA
- a CDS encoding cation diffusion facilitator family transporter, whose protein sequence is MHNKSKMSGTRFLLVTILNALITVVELVGGMLSGSLALLSDAFHNLGDSASVVLAYVASRIGLKTSNDSKTFGYRRAEIISAFVNAIFLILVSVVLIGESLRRLMHPEPVNGGIMLIVAIIGTIANFVSALLLSKGAKDNLNLKATYLHILSDALSSFGIIIGAIIIQIWKIDLVDPIVTILVSIYILRETWPVLKESIDILMQAAPILDYEALKRDMLKEPGVVNVHHIHVWQIDENRIMFSAHINLNDQLLSDVEPIYRHLENLLQKKYHVDHVTLQAEVFRGKSNELFTRDRHDI, encoded by the coding sequence ATGCATAACAAGTCAAAAATGAGCGGGACCCGGTTTTTGCTCGTTACAATTTTGAACGCTTTGATCACGGTGGTTGAACTGGTAGGAGGGATGCTTTCTGGTAGTTTAGCGCTTCTTTCTGATGCTTTTCATAATTTAGGTGATTCTGCATCGGTCGTGTTAGCGTACGTGGCAAGTCGAATTGGACTTAAAACTTCAAATGATTCTAAAACTTTTGGTTATCGACGGGCCGAAATTATTTCAGCGTTTGTAAATGCCATTTTTTTGATTTTGGTTTCGGTTGTCTTGATTGGCGAAAGTTTACGCCGGCTAATGCATCCCGAGCCAGTAAATGGCGGCATTATGCTTATTGTGGCTATTATCGGCACAATTGCAAACTTTGTGTCTGCCTTGTTGTTGAGCAAAGGAGCTAAAGATAATTTAAATCTAAAGGCTACATATCTGCACATTTTAAGTGATGCATTATCCTCTTTTGGGATTATTATTGGCGCCATTATCATTCAGATTTGGAAAATTGATCTTGTTGACCCAATTGTTACAATTCTAGTTTCAATTTATATATTACGTGAGACGTGGCCCGTTTTGAAAGAGTCCATTGATATTTTGATGCAAGCAGCTCCAATTCTGGATTACGAAGCGTTAAAACGAGATATGTTAAAGGAACCGGGAGTTGTCAATGTGCATCACATTCATGTTTGGCAAATCGATGAAAATCGGATTATGTTTTCTGCACATATCAATTTAAACGATCAATTATTAAGTGATGTGGAGCCTATTTATCGACATTTAGAGAATTTATTGCAAAAAAAATATCACGTGGATCACGTGACTTTACAAGCTGAAGTTTTTCGTGGAAAAAGTAATGAGCTATTTACGCGTGATCGCCATGATATTTAA
- a CDS encoding metal-dependent transcriptional regulator has translation MTPMKEDYLKIIFELGGKSKKISNKQIAMGLNIAAGSVTEMVTKLVEEGLAKHTPYAGISLTDEGIQIAEIMVRKHRIWETFLVDKLDYKLSEVDTDAEVLEHVTSDHLLDSLDKFLDYPTHCPHGGVIPDKEGNYHEDSHTLLADVKEGTTVTVDRFIDNHELLNYLDEIDLDIGDKVHVIHHAPFEGATTVKLIDNDSATDERQISYKAAHYVFVQED, from the coding sequence TTGACCCCTATGAAGGAAGACTATCTCAAAATCATTTTTGAGCTAGGCGGGAAATCAAAGAAAATATCTAACAAACAAATTGCAATGGGACTAAATATTGCGGCCGGTTCGGTTACGGAAATGGTAACCAAGCTAGTGGAAGAGGGGCTCGCAAAGCACACACCCTATGCTGGAATTTCGCTAACTGATGAAGGAATTCAAATTGCTGAGATCATGGTTCGCAAACACCGGATTTGGGAAACCTTTTTGGTGGATAAATTGGATTATAAACTTTCTGAAGTGGATACCGATGCGGAAGTTTTGGAGCATGTGACTAGCGACCACTTATTGGATTCGCTTGATAAATTTCTCGATTATCCAACCCATTGCCCCCATGGTGGTGTGATTCCGGATAAAGAGGGAAACTATCACGAAGACAGTCATACGCTGTTAGCCGACGTAAAAGAGGGAACAACGGTCACAGTAGATCGATTTATTGATAATCATGAACTGTTGAACTACTTAGATGAGATCGATTTAGATATTGGCGATAAAGTACATGTTATTCATCACGCCCCATTTGAAGGTGCCACAACGGTTAAACTAATTGATAATGATTCGGCGACTGATGAGCGTCAAATTAGTTATAAGGCAGCTCATTATGTTTTCGTCCAAGAAGATTAG
- a CDS encoding cold-shock protein → MEHGTVKWFNADKGFGFITRENGSDVFVHFSAIQGDGFKTLEEGQAVTFDVEESDRGPQAVNVNKD, encoded by the coding sequence ATGGAACATGGTACAGTTAAATGGTTTAACGCAGACAAAGGTTTTGGTTTTATTACTCGCGAAAACGGTAGCGATGTATTCGTACATTTCTCAGCTATCCAAGGCGACGGCTTCAAGACTCTTGAAGAAGGCCAAGCAGTTACTTTCGATGTAGAAGAAAGTGACCGTGGACCACAAGCAGTTAACGTAAACAAAGACTAA
- a CDS encoding threonine/serine exporter family protein, with the protein MIMIVELFFAFIATVGFGIIINIPHRALVAAGSIGTVAWLIYWAIVNMKLGLALSNLTAAVVIGILSDVAARKMKMPMLIFNIPSLVPLVPGGQAYQMVRNIALGNVAQGVHFLTQVIEITGSIAIGFLLAELLNKLWKKLKAKKASV; encoded by the coding sequence ATGATTATGATAGTTGAATTGTTTTTTGCGTTTATTGCAACAGTAGGTTTTGGCATTATTATTAATATTCCTCATCGTGCCCTGGTGGCAGCTGGGTCGATTGGGACGGTTGCCTGGCTGATTTATTGGGCGATTGTTAACATGAAACTTGGTTTAGCTTTAAGCAATTTGACAGCTGCGGTGGTGATCGGGATTTTAAGTGATGTAGCAGCTAGGAAAATGAAAATGCCAATGCTGATTTTTAATATCCCCAGTTTGGTGCCCCTTGTTCCGGGAGGGCAGGCCTACCAGATGGTCCGCAACATTGCATTGGGAAATGTCGCTCAAGGGGTTCATTTTTTAACCCAGGTGATTGAAATTACAGGCTCAATCGCGATTGGCTTTTTGCTTGCCGAATTGTTGAATAAACTATGGAAAAAGCTCAAGGCAAAAAAAGCATCTGTGTGA
- a CDS encoding GW dipeptide domain-containing protein: MKETQKRGIMTAVLLTLTLLVGLLVVKTPSVKAEAVNSYISSKKIKPAGITTAIWSGFPKNDYNKGYGKPEGVVVHETANASSTIYGEINYMKANYNNAFVHSFVDATHIINIANTNYLSWGVGYPGNGKYVQFEQIEVHSKSAFAHEIANAAWYTAYLLNKYNLSPNDACYDGKGTVWSHKAVAQYYGGSTHTDPYGYYMSNGKKYFGQGYTMAQFYQLVKKYYTSIHVKNVKYTSTNLTMDVKSTSGHDFYNHVPESKYTTKRVHYGKTYAGKTITVNMTGKRDGTGTLYYRCYYNGKLIGWIYGGGLAKHVSYTTTSKTMDVKVAPGNNFYNHVTSSLYNNKLLHYGKTYAGKTVTIDNVAYRDGTKTPYYRCYYNGKRIGWIYGGALGVQVTYKTINQTKTVKAVPGAHDFLNHVTASKYTVKRTYYSKDYAGKQVTVDNIAYRADCKVPYYRCYYNGKLIGWIYGSALN, translated from the coding sequence TTGAAAGAGACACAAAAACGGGGAATTATGACGGCGGTTTTATTAACGCTCACTTTATTGGTCGGACTATTAGTCGTAAAAACACCAAGTGTAAAAGCAGAAGCAGTCAATAGCTATATTAGTTCAAAAAAAATTAAACCCGCTGGTATTACAACAGCAATTTGGAGTGGTTTTCCAAAGAATGATTACAATAAGGGATATGGTAAGCCTGAAGGGGTTGTCGTCCATGAAACGGCTAACGCTAGCTCCACAATTTATGGCGAAATTAATTATATGAAGGCTAATTATAATAATGCGTTTGTCCACAGTTTTGTGGATGCCACTCACATTATTAACATTGCCAATACAAATTATTTGTCATGGGGTGTTGGGTATCCAGGAAACGGCAAATATGTCCAGTTTGAACAAATTGAAGTGCACTCTAAAAGTGCCTTTGCCCATGAAATTGCCAATGCAGCTTGGTATACAGCTTATTTGCTAAATAAATACAATTTAAGCCCGAATGACGCTTGTTATGATGGAAAAGGGACAGTGTGGTCTCACAAGGCAGTTGCCCAGTATTATGGGGGTTCAACCCATACTGATCCTTATGGTTATTACATGAGTAATGGGAAAAAATACTTTGGCCAGGGTTATACCATGGCGCAGTTCTATCAATTAGTTAAGAAATACTATACTTCTATCCACGTTAAAAATGTGAAATATACGAGCACTAACTTGACGATGGACGTCAAGTCAACTTCGGGTCATGATTTTTATAATCATGTTCCTGAAAGTAAGTATACGACGAAACGGGTTCATTATGGAAAGACCTACGCGGGTAAGACGATCACGGTTAATATGACTGGTAAACGTGACGGCACTGGCACCCTTTATTATCGTTGTTATTATAACGGTAAATTGATCGGCTGGATTTACGGCGGCGGCTTAGCTAAGCACGTGAGTTATACAACGACTAGCAAGACCATGGATGTAAAAGTAGCACCAGGTAACAATTTCTATAATCATGTGACAAGCAGTTTATATAATAATAAATTGTTACACTATGGCAAAACTTATGCAGGAAAAACGGTCACGATTGATAATGTGGCATACCGCGATGGCACCAAAACACCGTATTACCGTTGTTACTACAATGGCAAACGGATTGGCTGGATTTATGGTGGTGCTTTAGGAGTGCAAGTTACCTACAAGACCATCAATCAAACCAAGACGGTCAAGGCAGTTCCCGGTGCACATGACTTTTTAAATCATGTGACCGCTAGTAAATATACCGTAAAAAGAACCTACTATAGCAAGGATTATGCCGGTAAACAGGTTACTGTTGATAACATTGCTTATCGTGCGGATTGCAAAGTCCCTTATTACCGTTGTTATTATAACGGTAAATTAATTGGCTGGATCTACGGTAGTGCTTTAAACTAG